The Anomaloglossus baeobatrachus isolate aAnoBae1 chromosome 7, aAnoBae1.hap1, whole genome shotgun sequence sequence aacAGGACATTCTCtttcttccactcttcaaacaccggtggtggcccccttTCTTGTttaggattgaccggagcccataacGGCAGTGACCGGTACGACCGGGCTGGCAACTGAAGTCGTGAGTAAAGACACCTTATACCCGCAGGACTGTGTCAGCTAGTCCTTACCGGCATCGCCGCCCCGCGCTTAAGCGCTGGCCGCTATCTTCCCCCCCTCATCGTCCACAGCTTATAGAGGCCAAATGTGTGaaaggcctaaaggccgctttacacactgcgatatcggtaccgatatcgctagtgtgggtacccgcccccatctgttgtgcgacacgggcaaattgctgcccgtggcgcacaacatcgcccagagccatcacacataattaactgcctagcaacgtcgctgtgaccggcgaaccacctcctttctaagcgggcggttcattcagcatcacagcgacgtcacagcagcgtcactgaaccgccgcccaatagaagcggaggggcggagatgaacgggacgaacatcccgcccacctcctttcttctgcatagcggccgagaggcaggtaaggtgagcttcctcgttcctgcggtgtcacacggagcgatgtgtgctgccgcaggaacgaggaacaacttcgttactgctgcagtaacgatatttgagaatggacccccatgtcaccgatgagcgattttgctcgtttttgcgacgatgcaaaatcgctcataggtgtcacacgcaacggtatcgctaatgcggccggatgtgcgtcacaaattcagtgaccccaacgacaacgcattagcgatgtcgtagtgtgtaaagccccctttagtgtaagtCATCAGTGAGAACAACCACTGAGAAGTAGGGGTTAATTATTCTGCAGAAACTCTCCGCCCATATGGGAATAATATTTTTAGATTTCCATTCCTGCCTTTTCACACTACAATGGCGTCTGCTGAGCTGAGGGACGAGCTGGACTGCTCCATCTGCCTGAGCCTCTATACAGATCCCGtatccctgagatgtggacacttCTTCTGCCGCTCGTGTATTGTGAGTGCGCTGGATGCACAGGAGGCGGCTGGAGTGTATTCCTGTCCTGACTGCAGAGCAGAATATCCGGAGCGTCCGGCCCTGGAGAAGAACCGGAAGCTGAGGAACATAGTGGAGCGTTTCTCATCTACTCAGCCTGAGATGGAGGAGACCAGAATCTTCTGTATGTACTGTGATCCTCCTGTCCCGGctgtgagatcctgtctgcagtgtgAGACCTCCCTGTGTGGCAAACATCTGACAGCCCACAACAAGACATTAGATCATATATTAACAGAAACCACACACTCTTTTGGAAACAAAAAATGTTCCCTCCACAAGAAGGTTCTGGAGTATTACTGCCCGCAGGACGCGGCTTGTCTGTGTGTATCTTGTTGTCTGGTTGGTGAACACCGAGGACACCAGGTGGAGCTTCTAGATGAGGCTTCTGAGAAGAAAAAAGAGAAACTGAGGGAATATCTGGATGAACTAATCCCGCAAAAAGCTGAAATTCAGAAAAAAGTCCAAAATCTGCAGGATCATAAGAGGAATATCCAGGAGAAAGCCTCCGATAAGAGGAAGAACGTCAGTAAGATATTTACAGACATCAAGAATCAACTGGAAATGGCTGAAAATAAAGCATTGAGTGAGGTCTCCAGGCAGGAGGAGAAGATTGTGTCCCAGATATCTCATCTGATCAAGAAGCTGGAAATacaggaggacgaactgtccaggaAGATGCATCATGTGGAGGAGATGTGTCGTGTCACCGACCCAATAAGACTCTTACAAGAAAGTGACATTACAGAGTGTAGTCATGGAGGTGAGGAGGACACAGGGGGAGATGGTGGAGAGGTCAGTTCTGAGGAGGATCTGGATGAGGTTCTGATCTCACTGACCTTACTCCGATCTATGAGGGATATTGTCACCAATGTAACATCAGAACTCGGGGTCCATGTCCCAGACATATTGCTGGATGTGGACACTGCTCATAGATGGGTGAAGTTATCAGAAGATCTGAAAACAGTAACAAGATCTGAAGAAAAACTGGGTATGTCAGAGTCAGCAGGAAGATTTCTGACATTACCCCAGGTATTAAGCAGATGTAGCCTctcctcaggacgacattactgggaggTGGAGTGGAACCAGATAGGAGAATGGGAAATCGGATTGTCCTATCCCAGTATAGAAAGGGAAGGCGAACAATCTGAAATTGGAGAAAATGATAAATCTTGGTGTTTGTATATGCATAGTGGGATATATGAAGCATGTCACAACTCAAACAGATTAATCCTCAGTGTAAAGCCAACATGTCCGACACTTGGCGTCTTCTTAGACTATGAGGCCGGGCATCTGTCCttctatgagctgtgtgaccccatcagacactta is a genomic window containing:
- the LOC142246504 gene encoding E3 ubiquitin/ISG15 ligase TRIM25-like, with translation MASAELRDELDCSICLSLYTDPVSLRCGHFFCRSCIVSALDAQEAAGVYSCPDCRAEYPERPALEKNRKLRNIVERFSSTQPEMEETRIFCMYCDPPVPAVRSCLQCETSLCGKHLTAHNKTLDHILTETTHSFGNKKCSLHKKVLEYYCPQDAACLCVSCCLVGEHRGHQVELLDEASEKKKEKLREYLDELIPQKAEIQKKVQNLQDHKRNIQEKASDKRKNVSKIFTDIKNQLEMAENKALSEVSRQEEKIVSQISHLIKKLEIQEDELSRKMHHVEEMCRVTDPIRLLQESDITECSHGGEEDTGGDGGEVSSEEDLDEVLISLTLLRSMRDIVTNVTSELGVHVPDILLDVDTAHRWVKLSEDLKTVTRSEEKLGMSESAGRFLTLPQVLSRCSLSSGRHYWEVEWNQIGEWEIGLSYPSIEREGEQSEIGENDKSWCLYMHSGIYEACHNSNRLILSVKPTCPTLGVFLDYEAGHLSFYELCDPIRHLHTFTASFTEPLHVIFYVDEGASVTIRS